The following coding sequences are from one Homalodisca vitripennis isolate AUS2020 chromosome 7, UT_GWSS_2.1, whole genome shotgun sequence window:
- the LOC124366048 gene encoding uncharacterized protein LOC124366048 isoform X1, which produces MVHIRFLQCLTARFLLLMLEFNLITGAVVDTNNYWEQPFSQPYFDNSSRREVTTTVGQSAYLHCRVRNLGDRAVSWIRKRDLHILTVGILTYTNDQRFQSLHSDGTDEWTLKVSSPQLRDSGTYECQVSTEPKISQAFKLNVVVSKAKIIGNPELYIKSGSDINLTCVVLQTPDPPSFIYWYRGAHVVNYSQRGGISVVTEKQTRTSRLLIARALPADSGNYTCSPSSSDSASVLVHVLNGESWEHPAAMQHGNSSSSAVTRLLPTLLLALCHLLQYMGDSSLTPTTSTPRR; this is translated from the exons GCGCAGTAGTAGACACGAACAACTACTGGGAACAGCCGTTCTCACAGCCTTACTTCGACAACTCTTCTCGGCGTGAGGTGACCACCACAGTAGGGCAGAGTGCGTACCTCCACTGCCGAGTGAGGAACTTGGGTGATCGAGCG GTTTCATGGATTCGCAAACGAGATCTGCACATCTTGACGGTCGGTATTCTGACCTACACGAACGACCAGAGGTTCCAGTCACTACACTCTGACGGCACTGACGAATGGACACTTAAAGTCAGCTCTCCACAACTCAGGGACTCTGGCACTTATGAATGCCAAGTCAGTACGGAGCCTAAGATTAGCCAAGCCTTCAAACTCAACGTAGTCG tctcaaaagcaaaaattatCGGAAACCCCGAGCTGTACATCAAGAGTGGGAGCGATATAAACCTAACCTGCGTTGTCCTGCAAACTCCCGATCCACCCTCCTTCATTTACTGGTATCGGGGAGCTCACGTAGTCAACTACTCCCAGAGGGGTGGCATCAGTGTCGTCACTGAGAAGCAGACTCGAACCTCGCGCTTGCTGATCGCGCGCGCCCTGCCGGCAGACTCCGGCAATTATACGTGCTCGCCCTCTAGCAGTGATTCAGCAAGTGTGCTGGTACACGTGCTCAACGGTGAGTCAT GGGAGCATCCAGCGGCAATGCAGCATGGAAATAGCAGCAGCAGCGCCGTCACGCGACTTCTTCCGACCTTACTGTTGGCACTCTGCCATCTTCTACAATACATGGGCGACTCATCGCTGACCCCTACCACCTCGACTCCTCGGAGGTGA
- the LOC124366048 gene encoding uncharacterized protein LOC124366048 isoform X2: MVHIRFLQCLTARFLLLMLEFNLITGAVVDTNNYWEQPFSQPYFDNSSRREVTTTVGQSAYLHCRVRNLGDRAVSWIRKRDLHILTVGILTYTNDQRFQSLHSDGTDEWTLKVSSPQLRDSGTYECQVSTEPKISQAFKLNVVVSKAKIIGNPELYIKSGSDINLTCVVLQTPDPPSFIYWYRGAHVVNYSQRGGISVVTEKQTRTSRLLIARALPADSGNYTCSPSSSDSASVLVHVLNGEHPAAMQHGNSSSSAVTRLLPTLLLALCHLLQYMGDSSLTPTTSTPRR; this comes from the exons GCGCAGTAGTAGACACGAACAACTACTGGGAACAGCCGTTCTCACAGCCTTACTTCGACAACTCTTCTCGGCGTGAGGTGACCACCACAGTAGGGCAGAGTGCGTACCTCCACTGCCGAGTGAGGAACTTGGGTGATCGAGCG GTTTCATGGATTCGCAAACGAGATCTGCACATCTTGACGGTCGGTATTCTGACCTACACGAACGACCAGAGGTTCCAGTCACTACACTCTGACGGCACTGACGAATGGACACTTAAAGTCAGCTCTCCACAACTCAGGGACTCTGGCACTTATGAATGCCAAGTCAGTACGGAGCCTAAGATTAGCCAAGCCTTCAAACTCAACGTAGTCG tctcaaaagcaaaaattatCGGAAACCCCGAGCTGTACATCAAGAGTGGGAGCGATATAAACCTAACCTGCGTTGTCCTGCAAACTCCCGATCCACCCTCCTTCATTTACTGGTATCGGGGAGCTCACGTAGTCAACTACTCCCAGAGGGGTGGCATCAGTGTCGTCACTGAGAAGCAGACTCGAACCTCGCGCTTGCTGATCGCGCGCGCCCTGCCGGCAGACTCCGGCAATTATACGTGCTCGCCCTCTAGCAGTGATTCAGCAAGTGTGCTGGTACACGTGCTCAACG GGGAGCATCCAGCGGCAATGCAGCATGGAAATAGCAGCAGCAGCGCCGTCACGCGACTTCTTCCGACCTTACTGTTGGCACTCTGCCATCTTCTACAATACATGGGCGACTCATCGCTGACCCCTACCACCTCGACTCCTCGGAGGTGA